The following is a genomic window from Myxococcales bacterium.
AACAAAACTTTTATCGAATTTGGTCCTAAAAATACTCTGTCAGGAATTGTCAAAAAAATAGATAAAGAAAGCCTTATTTACAATATCGATAGCTTCAATGATTTAGAAACACTAAAATTTTAGAGGTTGACTATGAGTCTGGATTCTAAGGTTGCTCTGGTGACTGGGGCAAGTCGAGGTATTGGCCGTGCAGTAGCAATCAAACTTGCTCAGTGTGGAGCGAATGTTATTGTTAACTACGCTAACAACAAAACTCAGGCGGATGAGACTCTTGCTTTGATGGGTGCTCATCAAAAAAAATCTTGTTCGATGGGTTTTGATGTTTCAGATGAGACAGCGGTAGAAAAAAGTATTGAGGCCATAAAAAATGATTTCGGATCCATTGATATCCTGGTCAACAATGCCGGGATTGCTGTTGATGGATTGATCATGCGGCTTAAATCTGAAGATTTTGAACGCCAAATCAATATCAACTTGAAAGGTGCATTTAACTGCACTAAGGCATGCAGCAAATACATGATGAAAAATCGCTACGGGAAAATAGTCAATATTTCAAGCGTGGTGGGTCAAATGGGAAATGCCGGACAAAGCGTCTATGCTGCGGCCAAGGCTGGTTTGATCGGAATGACTAAATCTTTAGCAAGAGAATTGGCTTCCAGAAATATTTTAGTTAATGCCGTAACCCCTGGTTATATTGCAACCGATATGACTAAAGATATTTTGCAAAAAGGCATGGAAAATGTCTTAGAGCAGATCCCATTAAAACGAGTGGGCTTGCCCCAAGATATTGCTAATGCGGTGGCTTTTTTAGTTTCCGATCAATCTGACTATATTACTGGTCAAGTGTTGTCGGTAAATGGTGGACTTTATATTTAAATTATAAAAAGGAGAGACGTAATGTCACAGGCTATTGAAGAAAGAGTTTGCAGTATTATTTCAGATCAGTTGGGAGTTTCAGAAGAACAAATCAAACCTGATGCGAAGTTTATCGAAGATCTCGGTGCTGATTCTTTGGATATTGTAGAACTTATCATGGCAATGGAAGAAGAGTTTGAAACGGAAATTCCAGATGAAGAAGCCGAAAAAATTCGCACGGTCAATGATGTAATTGCTTATTTAAAAAACAATCTTTAATAATTGATTTGTCATTGTGGTTATCGCAATGACGCTCGATCTGTCATAATACTCGTCTTGATGGCGAGATTTTTTATTAGGAGCCAAATGATGACTCGACGAGTGGTAGTGACTGGCCTTGGAGTATTATGTCCGGTGGGCAATACTGTAGAAGAAAGTTGGACAGCTTTGCTCGAAGGAAAAAGTGGTATCAACACAATCCATGCATGGGCTGAAAATAAATGGGCAAATGAAAACTTAGGTGTCACCATAGGTGGTGAAGTAAAAAATTTTGATCCTGCAAATTTTATCGAGCCTAAAAAAGATATTCGCCGCATGGGGCGTTTCATTCATTTGGCTATGGCCGCAAGTCAAGAAGCCTGGCGCATGGCTCAGCTTCCGGACAAGCTTGACGATGAAATGGGTAATCGTGCAGGTTGTGTTTTGGGTGTTGGCATGATCGGAATGGAAGTTTTTACCGACAACTACGATGCTCTTCTTGAAAAGGGACCAAGAAGAGTTTCGCCTTTTTTTATTCCTGGCACCATATCCAATCTTGCACCAGGACAAATAGCCATTCGGCGTAATCTGCGCCTTGATAATTGGAGCGTGGTTTCAGCGTGCGCTTCAGGTACACACGCCATTGGTGAAGCATTTTCTCACATAAAGTATGGTCGTGCAGATTTAATGCTGTGTGGCGGCGCCGAAAGCGCTCTTCACCCTATGTCTGC
Proteins encoded in this region:
- the fabG gene encoding 3-oxoacyl-[acyl-carrier-protein] reductase, which translates into the protein MSLDSKVALVTGASRGIGRAVAIKLAQCGANVIVNYANNKTQADETLALMGAHQKKSCSMGFDVSDETAVEKSIEAIKNDFGSIDILVNNAGIAVDGLIMRLKSEDFERQININLKGAFNCTKACSKYMMKNRYGKIVNISSVVGQMGNAGQSVYAAAKAGLIGMTKSLARELASRNILVNAVTPGYIATDMTKDILQKGMENVLEQIPLKRVGLPQDIANAVAFLVSDQSDYITGQVLSVNGGLYI
- the acpP gene encoding acyl carrier protein; the encoded protein is MSQAIEERVCSIISDQLGVSEEQIKPDAKFIEDLGADSLDIVELIMAMEEEFETEIPDEEAEKIRTVNDVIAYLKNNL